A region from the Gossypium hirsutum isolate 1008001.06 chromosome A08, Gossypium_hirsutum_v2.1, whole genome shotgun sequence genome encodes:
- the LOC121204588 gene encoding uncharacterized protein, which translates to MGEEEITTSMQVLHEEDEEALSLCDLPLEYLHTKSSPTNDHLHNLKHTRTQKSSSEYDPEFFEFFSDKKGSDMCPADDLIFGGKLVPLKQQQQQQQYFPSQTQSHVLLRKRSESLSELRTQNRAVLLRNSRSLDYQKPKLHRYDMAERNSKPEVFSPKKVVKPRWYVFMFGSVKFPPEMELKDIKSRQFRRIRQLCFPMTAKRWVITGAPTRVLLLGVC; encoded by the coding sequence ATGGGAGAAGAAGAAATTACTACTAGTATGCAAGTTCttcatgaagaagatgaagaagcaCTTTCTCTTTGTGATCTTCCTTTAGAATATTTACATACCAAAAGCAGTCCTACAAATGATCATTTGCATAATTTAAAGCATACCCGAACTCAGAAATCATCATCAGAGTACGACCCAGAATTTTTCGAGTTCTTCAGCGACAAAAAGGGTTCCGATATGTGCCCGGCCGACGACTTAATCTTTGGCGGCAAGCTCGTTCCTttgaaacaacaacaacaacaacaacaatacttTCCGAGTCAAACTCAAAGCCATGTACTTTTACGCAAACGATCCGAGTCACTTTCCGAGTTACGTACCCAAAACAGAGCTGTTCTTCTTAGGAATAGTCGTTCTTTGGATTATCAAAAGCCGAAGCTTCATCGGTATGATATGGCGGAGAGGAACTCTAAACCCGAAGTTTTTTCGCCTAAAAAGGTGGTTAAGCCAAGGTGGTACGTTTTCATGTTTGGGAGTGTTAAGTTTCCGCCGGAAATGGAGCTTAAAGATATAAAAAGTCGGCAGTTCCGTCGAATCCGGCAATTATGTTTCCCAATGACGGCAAAAAGATGGGTGATTACCGGAGCGCCGACAAGGGTTCTTCTTCTTGGTGTTTGTTAA